A single genomic interval of Adhaeribacter pallidiroseus harbors:
- a CDS encoding oxidoreductase: MEKIWFITGSSRGLGRSLTEAVLAAGDKVVATARQPKVLQDLAEQYPAQLLPVALDVTDKVQIQKAVAQAIAHFGRIDVLVNNAGFGIIGAAEAYTEEQVRSQLETNLYAPIEITRAVLPHMREKRAGRILQISSIGGRVGNAGVAIYQAAKFGLSGFTEALAQEIAPFIRVTSVEPGGFRTDWAGDSMTYAPALQDYETTVGTREKFFKSGNFNPVGDPAKAAQVMIELAQHPEPPVHLVLGSEAIGFLENANAAREAEMKKWLPVSLSTDADDAENFLETEAAKFYLRTKI, from the coding sequence ATGGAAAAAATTTGGTTTATTACCGGCAGCTCCCGGGGATTAGGGCGCAGCCTCACCGAAGCTGTATTAGCGGCTGGCGATAAAGTGGTGGCTACGGCCCGCCAACCCAAAGTATTACAGGATTTAGCGGAACAATACCCCGCTCAGCTTTTACCCGTAGCTTTAGATGTTACAGATAAAGTCCAAATTCAGAAAGCGGTAGCGCAAGCCATAGCGCATTTCGGGCGGATAGATGTTTTGGTAAATAATGCTGGTTTTGGCATTATTGGCGCCGCCGAAGCTTATACCGAAGAGCAGGTACGCAGCCAGCTCGAAACCAACTTGTATGCGCCCATCGAAATTACCCGCGCCGTTTTACCGCACATGCGAGAAAAACGTGCCGGCCGTATCCTGCAAATTAGTTCTATTGGCGGCCGGGTAGGAAACGCGGGCGTAGCTATATACCAGGCAGCTAAATTTGGCTTAAGCGGCTTCACCGAAGCTTTGGCCCAGGAAATAGCACCTTTCATTCGGGTAACTTCCGTAGAACCAGGTGGTTTCCGGACGGATTGGGCCGGCGATTCCATGACCTACGCACCAGCGCTGCAAGACTACGAAACCACAGTAGGAACCCGGGAAAAATTCTTTAAAAGTGGTAACTTTAATCCCGTCGGTGACCCGGCTAAAGCAGCTCAGGTAATGATAGAACTGGCCCAACACCCGGAACCACCCGTGCACCTGGTACTAGGCAGTGAGGCCATTGGCTTCCTGGAGAATGCCAACGCGGCCCGGGAAGCCGAAATGAAAAAATGGTTACCCGTAAGTTTATCAACCGATGCGGATGATGCCGAAAATTTCCTGGAAACAGAAGCCGCCAAGTTTTACCTGCGAACCAAAATTTAG
- a CDS encoding helix-turn-helix domain-containing protein: MTSLQEKASRAFTYSCYHSRNRSGEQFVAEHVFSYQIAGTLAVEDGNQTWFFREGDFRLVRRNHLLKFVKEPPAGGEFKSVSVFLDQETLRDFSIEYGYKAEKSPASNAIISLHANPLLLGFINSLGPYQDLNQSGNENLLHLKRREAILVLLQTNPELQSILFDFSEPGKIDLEAFMHRNFHFNVELKRFAYLTGRSLATFKRDFEKIFHLSPSRWLQQRRLQEAHYLIKEKKKAPSEVYLDLGFEDLSHFSFAFKKMFGVAPTKILQT; the protein is encoded by the coding sequence ATGACCAGTCTGCAAGAAAAAGCTTCCCGCGCCTTTACTTATTCCTGTTATCATAGCCGTAACCGGTCCGGGGAGCAGTTTGTAGCGGAACATGTTTTTAGTTACCAGATTGCCGGCACCCTTGCCGTGGAAGACGGGAACCAAACCTGGTTTTTCCGGGAAGGAGATTTCCGGCTGGTTCGGAGAAACCATTTGCTCAAGTTTGTGAAAGAGCCGCCGGCCGGAGGTGAATTTAAAAGTGTTTCGGTTTTCCTGGATCAGGAAACCTTGCGCGATTTCAGCATCGAGTACGGCTACAAAGCCGAAAAAAGCCCGGCTTCCAATGCTATTATCTCGCTGCATGCTAATCCCCTTCTACTTGGTTTTATAAACTCCTTGGGGCCTTACCAGGATTTGAATCAGTCGGGCAACGAAAACCTGTTGCACCTGAAGCGGCGCGAAGCCATTCTGGTTTTGCTCCAAACCAACCCCGAGCTACAAAGTATTTTATTTGATTTTTCGGAACCCGGTAAAATAGATTTAGAAGCGTTTATGCACCGGAATTTCCACTTCAATGTAGAACTAAAACGCTTTGCCTATTTAACGGGCCGCAGTCTGGCTACTTTTAAACGCGATTTTGAGAAAATATTTCACCTGTCGCCGAGCCGCTGGCTGCAACAACGCCGCCTGCAAGAAGCGCATTATTTAATCAAAGAAAAAAAGAAAGCACCCTCGGAAGTTTACCTGGATTTAGGCTTCGAAGACTTATCGCACTTTTCTTTTGCCTTTAAAAAAATGTTTGGCGTAGCACCTACCAAAATCCTACAAACTTAA